The sequence below is a genomic window from Luteimonas sp. MC1825.
GTGCGCACCAGTTCGCCGTGGTCGGCCGCGAGTTGTGCGTGCATCAGCAGGTCGAGCATGGGCACGATGCCGTTGAGCGGGGTGCGGATCTCGTGGCTCATCGTGGCCAGGAACTCGCCCTTGGCCATCACCGCCGATTCCGCCGCCTGCTTGGCCTGGCGCAGCTGCTGCTCGAGCTGCGTGTGGCGCTCGACTTCGGCCTGCAGCTGTGCGAGCAGGGTCTCGTCACGCCGCGCACGCTCCTCGACCTCTTCGATCTCCTGGTCGCGTTTGCGCAGCACGATGATGGTGGCGATCACCGCGAACACCGCCAGCAGGGCCAGCACCAGCGCCGCGTGCTGCCACGGGCCGGCCAGGCCGATGATGTCCAGCACCAGCGTCAACGCCGCGCCCGCGGCGGCGCCCAGGGCGAGCCAGCGCATCATCAGGGCGGAAGGACGCGTGCGTTGGATCATGTCAGAGCACCGAATGGTGGAAGTCGAAGTCCATCCCGTCCGCGGCCTGCTGCACCAGGTTGCCCTGGATGTAGTCCACGCCGCTCATCCACAGGGTCGCGGCCGCCTGCGGGTCCTCGACCTGCGGGCCGATGACCTGCAGACCGAGGCGATGCGCGCGTTCGATGGCGTTGCGCATCTCGTCGCGCACGGCGGTGTCGTCGAGGCGGCTCGAGTAGCGTGCCGCCAGGCGCACGAAGCCCAGCGGCAGCTGGGTGAGCAGCGCATCGGCCTCGCGGCTGGCGTGGTACTGGCTCAGGCAGAGCTGGATGCCGGCCGGCACCATGGCGGCGCAGAATTCCTTGAGCGCCAGGGTGTGGATCAGCGCCTCGTCCTGGCGGACGTCGATCACCAGGCTGCCGCCGCCGCCGCCGTGCGCGGCCAGGTTTTCGATGACGTGGTCGGCATAGCGTTCGCGCGCCAGCGTGCGCGCCGATTGCGAGACGAACAGTCGCACCGGCCGGCTCATCGCGCTGCGCGTGTGCAGCACCTCCACGGCCAGCTCCAGCACGCGGCGGTCGACCTCGTGCATCAGGTCGGCGGCGTCGGCGGCGGGCAGGAACTCCGCCGCGGCGTGCAGCCGGCCATCGGCGTCGCGCATGCGCAGCAGGGTCTGGTACTGCGCAGCGTCACCGCCGGCCACCGCGACCACCGGCTGGAACGCCAGCTCGAAACGGTTGTCGAGCAGGGCCTGGCGCACCGACTCCACCACGGCCTGGTCGTGGTTCCGCTGCGGCGGCGGCTGGAACCCGGCGATCGCGGCGGGCAGTGCGCGGGCCTCGCGCAGCGCGCGTTCGGCGGCGGCCAGCGCGCTGCTGGCGTCGCCATAGGCGTGCGAGAGCGTGGTGTAGCCGACGAAGGCCTGCAGCCGGACCGTTTCCTCGCCGACCGGGAACAGGTGGCGACCCAGCACATCGCGCAGGATGCGTGCGGTCTCGGGCAGCTGCCCGGCGGGGAGGACCGCGGCGTGGATCAGGTAGATGCTGTCGCTGAGGCGCGACACGGCGTTGCCGCTGGTGGCCTGGGCGATGCGCCCGCCGGCATCGGTCAGCAGCTGTTCCAGGCCCGCGTACCCGTAGCGGTCGCGCAGCGCGCCGATGCCGGCGACCTCGAGCATGAAGATCGCGCCCTGGCCATCACCGGGGATCGCGGAATTCAGCAGTTGCAACATGTGCGAGCGGGTGAACAGCCCGGTCACCGGGTGGCGCGCACCGCCGTTGCGCTGCTGCGCCAGCATGCGCGCGCGCCGCACCCGGCTCTGCACCGCGGCGATCAGGTGGCGCGGACGCACCGGCTTGGTCAGGAAGTCGTCGGCACCGACCTCGAGCACCTCGAACTGGCGTTCGGGGTCGGGATCGCCGGTGAGGAACACGATCGGCACGTGGCCGTGCACGTCATGGCCGCGGATCAGGTTGGTGAGTTCCACGCCGTCCATGCCGGGCATGTGCAGGTCCATCAGCACCAGGTCGGGGCGGAAGCTCTCCAGCGACGCCATGACCTCGCTGGCCACCGAGACCACCGTGGCCTCCATGCCGGCACCGCCGAGCACGCTCTCGGCGAACAGGCCCTGGCTGATGTCGTCCTCGACCACGAGCACGCGGTAGGGCGCCTCGACGCTGCCGTCCGCGCCTACTTTCGGCTGCGGTGCGGGCAGCGGCTCGACGGCCGGGGCGTCGACGGCGGCGGCGAGCGGCGCGCCGGCATCGCCACACCAGCGGCGCCAGTACTGCGCGGGCGGAAACTCCGCGCGCACCCCCGCCGCATGCGCGCGCGGCAGGGCCGCCAGGTCGCGCGCCGTGCTGTTGTCGATGCCGGGTGCTGCGTTCGCCACGTTGCTCGGTCCCCCAAACGGGGTCGACGCCTCGCGCCCCCCGGCCGTCAAGCCTACAACGAACGCGTGCCCGGATCGCTGCGGGCCGTCGCAGTCACGCGCC
It includes:
- a CDS encoding EAL domain-containing response regulator, which gives rise to MANAAPGIDNSTARDLAALPRAHAAGVRAEFPPAQYWRRWCGDAGAPLAAAVDAPAVEPLPAPQPKVGADGSVEAPYRVLVVEDDISQGLFAESVLGGAGMEATVVSVASEVMASLESFRPDLVLMDLHMPGMDGVELTNLIRGHDVHGHVPIVFLTGDPDPERQFEVLEVGADDFLTKPVRPRHLIAAVQSRVRRARMLAQQRNGGARHPVTGLFTRSHMLQLLNSAIPGDGQGAIFMLEVAGIGALRDRYGYAGLEQLLTDAGGRIAQATSGNAVSRLSDSIYLIHAAVLPAGQLPETARILRDVLGRHLFPVGEETVRLQAFVGYTTLSHAYGDASSALAAAERALREARALPAAIAGFQPPPQRNHDQAVVESVRQALLDNRFELAFQPVVAVAGGDAAQYQTLLRMRDADGRLHAAAEFLPAADAADLMHEVDRRVLELAVEVLHTRSAMSRPVRLFVSQSARTLARERYADHVIENLAAHGGGGGSLVIDVRQDEALIHTLALKEFCAAMVPAGIQLCLSQYHASREADALLTQLPLGFVRLAARYSSRLDDTAVRDEMRNAIERAHRLGLQVIGPQVEDPQAAATLWMSGVDYIQGNLVQQAADGMDFDFHHSVL